Proteins from a genomic interval of Staphylococcus debuckii:
- a CDS encoding M24 family metallopeptidase: MVKIDEIVKEIRNQDADAAWITTPLNVFYFSGYLSEPHERLLALLITAEGEQVLFVPKLEVEEVKASPFKGKIVGNADGEDPFKLVNYHFDKLLVENEHLTLKRQKELIDGFGVETFGDIDGAIKALRNVKTPEEIDKIKKAAELADKCIEIGVDFLKEGVTEKQVVRHIEYEIQTKYGVDQMSFDTMVLFGDHAASPHGIPGERTLKNDEYVLFDLGVVYEQYCSDMTRTVAFGTPDKKAKEVYDIVLKAEKEAINMIKPGVVIGDVDRKARGIIEEAGYGEYFLHRLGHGLGLEEHEYQDVAGHNTNKFVPGMVVTVEPGIYVPELVGVRIEDDILVTEDGHEVLTHYEK, translated from the coding sequence ATTGTGAAGATTGATGAAATTGTAAAGGAAATTCGTAATCAAGATGCGGATGCTGCTTGGATTACCACACCATTGAACGTATTTTATTTTTCAGGATACTTAAGTGAACCGCATGAACGCTTATTAGCTTTATTAATTACTGCGGAAGGTGAACAAGTCTTATTCGTACCGAAATTAGAAGTAGAAGAAGTTAAAGCTTCTCCATTTAAAGGTAAAATCGTCGGCAATGCTGACGGTGAAGATCCATTCAAATTAGTCAATTATCATTTCGACAAACTACTTGTTGAAAATGAACACTTAACATTAAAACGTCAAAAAGAATTAATCGATGGTTTCGGTGTAGAAACATTCGGCGATATTGACGGAGCTATTAAAGCACTTAGAAATGTGAAAACTCCGGAAGAAATAGACAAAATTAAAAAAGCAGCTGAACTTGCTGACAAATGTATTGAAATCGGGGTGGATTTCTTAAAAGAAGGTGTCACTGAAAAACAAGTTGTCCGTCATATTGAATATGAAATCCAAACTAAATACGGCGTAGATCAAATGAGCTTCGATACTATGGTGTTATTTGGCGATCACGCAGCATCACCTCATGGTATCCCAGGCGAACGTACGCTTAAAAACGATGAATATGTATTGTTTGATTTAGGCGTGGTTTATGAACAATATTGCAGTGACATGACGCGTACAGTTGCTTTCGGCACACCTGATAAAAAAGCCAAAGAAGTATATGATATTGTACTTAAAGCTGAAAAAGAAGCTATCAACATGATTAAACCTGGTGTTGTCATTGGTGATGTAGATAGAAAAGCGCGTGGTATTATTGAAGAAGCGGGCTATGGCGAATATTTCTTACACCGCTTAGGTCATGGATTAGGATTAGAAGAACATGAATATCAAGACGTAGCAGGCCATAACACAAATAAATTTGTTCCTGGAATGGTCGTTACTGTTGAACCTGGTATTTATGTACCAGAACTAGTTGGCGTTCGTATTGAAGATGACATTTTAGTTACAGAAGATGGTCATGAAGTTTTGACACACTATGAAAAATAA